In Limnobaculum parvum, one DNA window encodes the following:
- the folC gene encoding bifunctional tetrahydrofolate synthase/dihydrofolate synthase, producing MKDLEIPQATSPLASWLYYLEHLHSKAIELGLERVRLVAERLDLLKPAPYVFTVAGTNGKGTTCRTLETILMAEGYRVGVYSSPHLVRYTERVRIQGQELAESDHTQAFSLIEQGRGETSLTYFEFGTLSAFQLFKQARLDVVILEVGLGGRLDATNIVDADVAVVTSIALDHTDWLGFDRESIGREKAGIFRSARPAVVGEPDMPQSIVDVAHQLNAHLYCRGHEWSFSVNPTGDSWSWQANGEQLTSLPLPNVPLANAATAMAALHYSSLSLGDDAIHQGLKQTSLPGRFQIIGQSPLRILDVAHNPHAAGYLAERLAALPKLGGKVYAVIGMLSDKDIEGTLALLKPQVDIWYCAPLEGPRGATAGQLAQYLPQPHIFSDVKQAWNQALQDSGSQDTIIVCGSFHTVAHVMEALESCTGEQDG from the coding sequence ATGAAAGATCTGGAAATACCACAAGCCACGTCGCCTCTTGCCTCGTGGCTTTATTATCTTGAACACCTGCATAGCAAGGCTATCGAATTAGGTCTGGAGCGGGTTCGTTTGGTCGCTGAACGCCTTGATTTACTCAAGCCTGCCCCCTATGTCTTCACTGTTGCTGGAACTAACGGCAAGGGTACGACCTGCCGAACGCTGGAAACTATTTTGATGGCCGAAGGCTATCGGGTTGGCGTTTACAGTTCCCCTCATTTGGTTCGTTATACCGAACGGGTACGAATTCAGGGGCAAGAACTGGCAGAAAGTGACCATACCCAGGCTTTTTCCCTGATCGAACAGGGAAGAGGGGAAACCTCACTGACCTATTTTGAGTTTGGTACCCTGTCAGCGTTTCAACTGTTTAAGCAAGCCCGGCTGGATGTGGTCATTCTGGAGGTCGGACTGGGTGGACGTCTGGATGCAACCAATATAGTTGATGCCGATGTGGCCGTCGTCACCAGTATCGCATTGGACCATACTGACTGGTTAGGTTTTGATCGCGAAAGTATCGGTCGTGAAAAAGCTGGTATTTTCCGTTCAGCACGTCCGGCTGTCGTGGGTGAACCCGATATGCCACAAAGTATTGTCGATGTTGCTCATCAGCTTAATGCACATCTTTACTGTCGTGGCCATGAGTGGTCATTCAGCGTCAATCCTACGGGTGATAGCTGGAGCTGGCAGGCGAATGGAGAACAACTCACTTCTTTACCATTGCCAAACGTGCCATTAGCGAATGCGGCAACGGCGATGGCTGCCCTGCATTACTCTTCGTTGAGTCTGGGTGATGATGCTATTCATCAGGGATTAAAGCAAACCTCACTGCCGGGCCGCTTCCAGATTATTGGTCAGTCACCGTTAAGAATTCTTGATGTGGCTCATAACCCTCATGCGGCAGGCTATTTAGCTGAACGCTTGGCGGCGTTACCTAAGCTGGGTGGAAAGGTTTATGCAGTAATTGGAATGCTGTCGGATAAAGATATCGAAGGCACTTTAGCATTACTTAAACCTCAAGTGGATATATGGTATTGCGCTCCTCTGGAAGGGCCTCGTGGCGCGACAGCAGGGCAGTTGGCGCAGTATTTACCTCAACCGCATATCTTTTCTGATGTTAAACAGGCCTGGAATCAGGCGCTACAGGATTCGGGTAGTCAGGACACCATTATTGTCTGTGGTTCCTTCCACACGGTTGCACACGTGATGGAAGCGTTGGAGTCATGCACAGGAGAACAGGATGGCTAG
- the ppiD gene encoding peptidylprolyl isomerase yields MMDNLRAASNSVVLKVILALIMLSFVLTGVGSYLVGGSKSYVAEVNGQEIDRARFEQSVMNERARLQQQLGEQFSQLAGNEAYVKQMRQQVLNRMINDLLLDQYAAKIGMAIGDDQVKTSIQSSPEFSTDGKFDNSKYRDLLNRFQIAPEQYAEMTRKQLLTQQLLAAFAGTHFSLPAETESVVALIQQQRDVRVASIGMKALEAKPEVIPTAEQVKAFYDQNKSRFTAPEMARVKYIEVDAAKLTDDIKVSDQDVADFYAKNKPLYVQAPRTSYSIIVLSKESDAKDVLSQLKNGADFAALAKEKSLEKDSGAKGGDLGWLEATAVPDDIAKAKLTEKGQLSDVIHSDMGYLIVRLNDIQAAKEKSLEDVKAEITKNLLQDKSYNKFEDIQSKLIDGAASNNTSLDAAEKASGLKAQESGWLSRSNMPKELAYPEVVQEIFGGDLIGVKGAPGPNSDLITVEGDRAFVLRIAEYRPEAVQPFEEVSADITELLKRQNVVKMAREQADQLLAALKTDKGDEALQAANIRFGDKKVITRMSDDAQLAESVFALPLPKEGKPSYGVSSDKSDNVVLVALDAVHPGQMDASSLKAFSAQMANQDSSVVLDALIGNLRQQAKIKMGDLANVQ; encoded by the coding sequence ATGATGGACAATCTACGCGCGGCCTCGAATAGTGTCGTGCTTAAAGTTATCCTTGCTTTGATTATGCTATCGTTTGTTTTAACCGGCGTGGGTAGTTACCTAGTTGGCGGTTCAAAGTCTTACGTTGCCGAAGTAAACGGACAAGAAATTGACCGCGCCCGGTTTGAGCAATCGGTCATGAATGAACGCGCTCGTTTACAACAACAGCTTGGCGAACAGTTCTCTCAGTTAGCAGGCAATGAAGCATACGTGAAGCAGATGCGTCAGCAGGTACTTAACCGCATGATTAACGATCTGTTGCTTGACCAATATGCTGCCAAGATTGGCATGGCGATTGGCGACGATCAGGTTAAAACCTCTATTCAGTCATCTCCTGAGTTTTCTACTGACGGTAAGTTTGATAACAGTAAGTACCGTGACTTGTTAAACCGCTTTCAGATTGCGCCAGAACAATATGCAGAAATGACGCGTAAACAATTGCTGACTCAGCAACTGTTAGCCGCATTTGCGGGTACTCATTTCTCTCTGCCGGCTGAAACTGAATCCGTTGTCGCATTGATTCAACAGCAGCGCGATGTACGAGTTGCCAGCATTGGTATGAAAGCGCTGGAAGCCAAGCCTGAAGTTATCCCGACGGCAGAGCAAGTTAAAGCATTCTACGATCAGAATAAGAGCCGCTTTACTGCACCAGAAATGGCCCGTGTCAAATATATTGAAGTAGATGCAGCAAAACTGACCGACGATATCAAAGTCAGCGATCAGGACGTTGCCGATTTCTATGCCAAGAACAAACCGCTATATGTTCAGGCTCCGCGCACCAGTTACAGCATTATCGTGTTGTCTAAAGAGAGTGATGCTAAAGATGTGTTGTCACAACTGAAAAACGGTGCTGATTTTGCCGCATTAGCGAAAGAGAAATCACTGGAAAAAGATTCTGGCGCTAAAGGTGGTGATTTAGGTTGGTTGGAAGCAACAGCCGTGCCTGATGATATCGCTAAAGCGAAATTAACAGAAAAAGGCCAACTGTCAGATGTGATTCATTCTGATATGGGCTATCTAATTGTTCGTTTGAACGATATTCAGGCCGCAAAAGAGAAATCGCTGGAAGATGTGAAAGCTGAAATTACTAAAAACCTGTTACAGGATAAGTCTTATAACAAGTTTGAAGATATTCAGAGCAAATTAATTGATGGTGCAGCCAGCAATAATACGTCTCTGGATGCAGCAGAAAAAGCATCGGGTCTGAAAGCGCAAGAAAGCGGTTGGTTGTCTCGCAGTAACATGCCAAAAGAGCTGGCCTATCCTGAAGTAGTCCAAGAGATTTTCGGCGGAGATCTGATTGGTGTGAAAGGTGCGCCTGGCCCTAACTCTGATTTAATTACGGTAGAAGGCGATCGTGCTTTTGTACTGCGTATTGCTGAATATCGTCCAGAAGCCGTACAGCCGTTTGAAGAAGTCTCAGCCGATATTACCGAATTGCTGAAACGTCAGAACGTAGTCAAGATGGCGCGTGAGCAAGCCGATCAACTGCTTGCTGCACTGAAAACTGATAAAGGTGATGAAGCGCTTCAGGCTGCCAACATTAGGTTTGGTGACAAGAAAGTAATTACCCGTATGTCAGATGACGCACAACTGGCAGAGAGCGTATTCGCGTTACCGCTGCCGAAAGAAGGCAAACCATCATACGGCGTCTCTAGCGATAAGAGTGATAATGTCGTTTTAGTGGCGTTGGATGCGGTTCACCCAGGCCAAATGGATGCTTCGTCATTAAAAGCATTTAGTGCTCAGATGGCTAATCAGGATAGCAGTGTTGTACTGGATGCCCTGATCGGTAACCTGAGACAGCAGGCAAAAATCAAAATGGGTGATTTAGCTAACGTTCAGTAA
- a CDS encoding DedA family protein: MDYITYLIDFILHIDVHLAHIFENYGMWVYGILFLILFCETGLVVTPFLPGDSLLFVAGALSALPGNDINVHAMVALMITAAILGDAVNYIIGKLFGEQLFRNPDSKIFRRSYLVKTHEFYERHGGKTIILARFVPIVRTFAPFVAGMGHMSYRHFATYNIIGAVLWVVLFTYAGYIFGDLKIVQDNLKLLIVAIILISIMPGVIEVIRHRRAAAKNKKIQ; encoded by the coding sequence ATGGATTACATTACTTATTTAATTGATTTCATTCTCCATATCGATGTGCATTTAGCGCATATCTTTGAAAATTATGGCATGTGGGTATATGGCATCCTATTTTTGATTTTGTTTTGCGAGACAGGCCTAGTGGTAACGCCGTTCTTGCCAGGGGATTCATTGCTGTTTGTTGCTGGCGCGTTATCGGCACTGCCGGGAAATGATATTAATGTCCATGCTATGGTGGCATTGATGATTACCGCAGCCATTTTAGGCGATGCGGTAAACTACATCATTGGTAAACTATTTGGTGAACAACTATTTAGAAACCCAGATTCTAAAATATTTCGCAGAAGTTATCTGGTGAAAACCCATGAGTTCTATGAACGTCATGGCGGCAAAACCATTATTCTGGCTCGATTTGTTCCGATCGTTAGAACATTTGCGCCGTTTGTTGCCGGTATGGGGCATATGAGCTATCGCCATTTTGCCACTTATAACATTATTGGGGCCGTGCTCTGGGTTGTGCTGTTCACGTATGCAGGATATATTTTCGGCGATTTAAAGATTGTGCAAGATAACTTAAAATTATTGATAGTTGCGATTATCCTTATTTCGATTATGCCGGGTGTGATAGAGGTTATTCGCCATCGTCGCGCGGCTGCAAAAAATAAAAAAATACAATAA
- a CDS encoding ComEA family DNA-binding protein, translating into MKESILTLRHCLFLGALLLPLSGPAFADKAPVKESAPPTSVVTAPLPEVVTTGKGKKVLDNAQVSINQATAEQLAEVMLGIGLKKAQSIVNYREQHGQFASIEQLQEVPGIGAATIERNLTRLKL; encoded by the coding sequence ATGAAAGAATCAATTCTGACCTTACGCCACTGTCTGTTTCTTGGAGCGTTGTTGCTACCACTTAGCGGCCCGGCTTTTGCCGATAAAGCACCGGTGAAAGAGAGTGCACCGCCAACGTCGGTAGTCACTGCACCATTACCGGAAGTAGTGACCACAGGTAAAGGAAAGAAAGTGTTAGATAATGCCCAGGTCAGTATTAATCAAGCCACAGCGGAGCAGCTAGCCGAGGTTATGTTGGGCATCGGGCTGAAAAAGGCCCAGAGTATTGTGAATTATCGGGAACAACATGGGCAGTTTGCCAGCATTGAACAGCTTCAGGAAGTGCCAGGTATTGGTGCGGCGACAATTGAACGTAACTTAACCCGGCTGAAGCTCTGA
- the dedD gene encoding cell division protein DedD: MASQFQNRLVGAVIIVAIGVIVIPSLFDGKKKHYEDEFASIPLVPKEGDEQNTEILPSVNHNLPPVNTGVTTPEAGDGSEPGAIETPPLAAGNGGVTTPPEVVPPTKKPEVKPELKPDPKPEPKPEPKPEPKPTVKPVDPKPEPKPEPKPTVKPADPKPEPKPEPKPTVKPADPKPEPKPESKPTVKPTEPTKPVEKPPVGQAYIVQLGALKNADKVNELVATLRLSGYRVYTAPATPVSGQITRLVVGPDPSKQKLEASLPDLHRLTGLSGQVKAYSTGR, encoded by the coding sequence ATGGCTAGTCAATTTCAGAACCGGCTGGTGGGAGCAGTGATTATTGTCGCTATTGGGGTAATTGTCATTCCCAGCCTGTTTGACGGTAAGAAAAAACATTACGAAGATGAGTTTGCTTCAATCCCTTTGGTACCTAAAGAAGGGGATGAGCAGAACACTGAAATTTTACCTTCGGTAAATCATAATCTACCGCCGGTAAATACAGGCGTTACCACACCTGAAGCGGGTGACGGCTCTGAACCGGGAGCGATAGAGACGCCACCGCTGGCGGCAGGTAATGGAGGGGTAACAACACCGCCAGAAGTCGTACCGCCAACTAAAAAACCAGAAGTCAAACCAGAGCTGAAGCCTGATCCTAAACCAGAGCCTAAACCAGAGCCTAAGCCTGAGCCAAAACCGACGGTGAAGCCAGTCGATCCTAAACCAGAACCTAAGCCTGAGCCAAAACCGACGGTGAAGCCAGCCGATCCTAAACCAGAGCCTAAACCTGAGCCAAAACCGACGGTGAAGCCAGCCGATCCTAAGCCAGAACCTAAACCGGAGTCTAAACCAACGGTTAAGCCGACAGAGCCGACCAAGCCGGTAGAAAAACCGCCTGTTGGTCAGGCTTATATTGTTCAGCTTGGCGCATTAAAAAATGCAGATAAGGTGAATGAGTTAGTTGCTACGTTGCGTTTGTCAGGTTACCGAGTATATACGGCGCCTGCGACACCGGTTTCGGGGCAGATTACGCGTTTAGTGGTTGGCCCGGATCCTTCAAAACAAAAACTTGAAGCATCATTGCCGGACTTACATCGACTGACTGGGCTGAGTGGACAAGTTAAAGCATATAGTACCGGACGATAA
- the hupB gene encoding nucleoid-associated protein HU-beta has product MNKSQLIDQIAAGADISKAAAGRSLDAIIDAVTDALKNGDQVSLVGFGSFVVRERAARTGRNPQTGKEIKIAAAKVPAFRAGKALKDAVN; this is encoded by the coding sequence GTGAATAAATCACAACTGATCGACCAAATCGCTGCGGGAGCAGATATTTCTAAGGCTGCAGCTGGCCGCTCATTAGACGCAATCATTGATGCAGTTACTGATGCGCTGAAAAACGGCGATCAAGTTTCTCTGGTTGGCTTTGGTTCATTTGTTGTTCGTGAGCGTGCAGCCCGTACTGGTCGTAACCCACAAACTGGCAAAGAAATCAAAATTGCAGCAGCAAAAGTTCCGGCATTCCGCGCGGGTAAAGCGCTGAAAGACGCAGTTAACTAA
- a CDS encoding aspartate-semialdehyde dehydrogenase, translating into MTDGWQVAVLGATGAVGEALLELLQERNFPVGELHLLASERTAGETLRFNGKSIVVQNAAEFDWSQAQLAFFVAGAEAAVRYADEAASSGCLVIDNSGVYSLEPEVPLVVPGVNNHALSEYRNRNIVAVADSLTSQLLTAIKPLSEAAGLSRLQVTAMLSASAHGKAAVDDLAGQSARLLNGLPVEEGFFNKQLAFNLLPLLPDFEGSVREERRMVDETRKVLQDDGLMISISCIQSPVFYGNAQVVHMEGLRPLSAEEAYDELSNAEDIQLSENDDYPTQVSDATGNPHLSIGCLRNDYGIPEQIQFWSVADNIRFGGALMMVKTAESLTQEYFY; encoded by the coding sequence ATGACTGATGGTTGGCAAGTCGCGGTACTTGGGGCGACAGGAGCAGTAGGTGAGGCCCTGCTTGAGTTGTTGCAGGAGCGCAATTTCCCCGTTGGAGAACTGCATCTTTTAGCCAGTGAACGCACTGCCGGTGAAACGCTGCGTTTTAATGGTAAAAGTATTGTGGTACAGAACGCGGCTGAATTTGACTGGTCGCAGGCCCAGTTGGCTTTCTTTGTTGCAGGAGCAGAAGCGGCAGTACGCTATGCTGACGAAGCGGCGAGTAGTGGATGCTTGGTCATTGATAACAGCGGGGTATATTCCCTTGAGCCGGAAGTGCCTTTAGTGGTGCCGGGGGTGAACAATCATGCGTTATCAGAGTATCGTAATCGCAATATTGTTGCCGTAGCCGATAGTTTGACCAGCCAGTTGCTGACGGCGATTAAGCCACTTTCTGAAGCAGCCGGTCTTTCTCGGCTTCAGGTAACCGCCATGTTATCTGCCTCCGCGCACGGTAAAGCGGCAGTGGACGATCTGGCCGGCCAAAGTGCCCGTTTGCTAAATGGTTTACCGGTAGAAGAGGGTTTCTTTAACAAACAATTGGCGTTTAATTTGCTACCACTGTTACCTGATTTTGAAGGAAGCGTTAGAGAAGAACGCCGTATGGTGGATGAGACCCGTAAAGTCCTGCAAGATGATGGGCTGATGATTTCAATATCTTGCATTCAGTCCCCAGTATTCTATGGTAATGCGCAAGTGGTACATATGGAAGGACTGCGTCCACTATCGGCGGAAGAGGCTTATGATGAGCTCTCCAATGCTGAAGATATTCAACTTAGCGAGAATGATGATTATCCCACTCAGGTTAGTGATGCGACCGGCAATCCACACTTAAGCATTGGCTGCTTACGTAATGACTATGGTATTCCTGAGCAGATCCAATTCTGGTCGGTTGCTGATAATATCCGTTTTGGCGGCGCATTAATGATGGTGAAAACGGCGGAGAGCCTGACTCAGGAGTATTTTTACTGA
- the cvpA gene encoding colicin V production protein: MNWVDYAIIGIIVFSVLVSLIRGFVREALSLVTWVAAFFVASQFYPYLTVYFTQFQDELVRNGIAIAALFIATLIVGAIVNYVIGSLVKHTGLSGTDRVLGICFGALRGVLIVAALLFFLDSFTSLSKSTDWVQSQLIPQFSHIIKWFFDYLQSSSSFLPHVTQ, translated from the coding sequence ATGAATTGGGTTGACTATGCCATTATCGGCATTATTGTTTTTTCAGTGCTGGTTAGCCTGATTAGAGGATTCGTTCGTGAAGCGTTGTCATTGGTAACTTGGGTAGCGGCATTTTTTGTAGCCAGTCAATTTTACCCTTACCTGACAGTTTATTTTACGCAGTTTCAGGACGAGTTGGTACGTAACGGAATTGCTATCGCCGCGCTATTTATTGCGACATTGATTGTGGGTGCTATTGTTAACTATGTAATCGGTTCCTTGGTAAAACATACCGGACTTTCCGGAACGGACCGCGTTTTGGGCATCTGTTTTGGTGCTTTAAGAGGCGTGCTAATTGTCGCTGCGTTACTGTTTTTCCTTGACTCATTTACATCGCTTTCTAAAAGCACAGATTGGGTACAGTCCCAGTTGATCCCGCAATTTAGTCATATTATCAAGTGGTTTTTTGACTACTTGCAAAGTTCGTCGAGTTTCTTGCCTCACGTTACGCAATAG
- the queC gene encoding 7-cyano-7-deazaguanine synthase QueC encodes MKRAVVVFSGGQDSTTCLIQALTQYDEVHCVTFDYGQRHQAEIEVAKSLAKQLGVTAHKVMDVGLLNQLAISSLTRDNIPVPTHVDDGIPNTFVPGRNILFLTLAAIYAYQIKAQAVITGVCETDFSGYPDCRDEFVKALNHAVALGMDYPVSFETPLMWLNKSETWALADYYGQLALIRHQTLTCYNGIQGDGCGECPACHLRANGLKTYQDNHQQVMAQLKRKLTLK; translated from the coding sequence ATGAAACGTGCGGTGGTTGTTTTTAGCGGTGGTCAGGACTCAACAACCTGCCTGATTCAGGCACTAACACAGTATGATGAAGTTCATTGCGTCACCTTCGATTATGGACAACGTCACCAGGCTGAAATTGAGGTCGCCAAATCTCTGGCTAAACAACTGGGCGTCACCGCGCATAAAGTGATGGATGTTGGCTTGTTAAATCAATTGGCTATCAGCAGCTTAACTCGCGACAACATTCCTGTTCCTACCCACGTTGATGATGGCATTCCTAACACCTTTGTACCCGGTAGAAACATCCTGTTTCTAACGCTGGCAGCAATTTATGCCTATCAGATTAAAGCACAGGCAGTGATTACCGGCGTATGTGAAACCGATTTTTCCGGTTACCCCGACTGCCGTGATGAATTTGTTAAAGCACTGAATCACGCGGTTGCTTTGGGTATGGACTATCCGGTGAGTTTCGAAACGCCACTAATGTGGCTGAATAAGTCCGAAACTTGGGCGCTAGCCGATTATTACGGCCAATTGGCGTTGATCCGCCACCAAACCTTGACCTGCTACAACGGTATTCAAGGAGATGGCTGTGGCGAGTGCCCGGCCTGTCATTTGCGCGCCAATGGGCTGAAAACCTATCAAGACAATCACCAACAGGTTATGGCACAGTTGAAACGTAAACTGACGTTGAAGTAA
- the pdxB gene encoding 4-phosphoerythronate dehydrogenase PdxB, translated as MKILADENMPYARELFGQLGEVSLVAGRQIERERLADADVLMVRSVTKVNSELLSGSQIRFVGTATAGTDHVDDIWLKQHGIGFSGAPGCNAIAVVEYVFSSLLMLAERDGFQLQDKTVGIVGVGNVGSRLNNRLKALGVRTLLCDPPRARKEKDTEFLPLEMLVQQADILTFHTPLYKDGVDKTFHMVDDSVLAAIAPGRILINASRGAVVDNIALLRALEKGKQLSTILDVWEPEPDLLLPLLARVDIGTPHIAGYSLEGKARGTTQIYQALSEYMGQPKNIEFSSLLPQAEFNHITFNGELDEHRLKRLVHLVYDVRRDDAPLRKVAGQRGEFDRLRKEYVERREWSSLTVECDNVETATQLQQLGFSVRYR; from the coding sequence GTGAAAATTCTGGCTGATGAAAATATGCCTTATGCCCGCGAACTGTTCGGGCAGTTGGGTGAGGTAAGTCTGGTTGCCGGACGGCAGATAGAGCGTGAACGATTAGCGGATGCTGACGTGCTAATGGTTCGTTCAGTCACCAAAGTAAATAGCGAGTTATTGAGCGGTTCTCAGATTCGTTTTGTGGGGACAGCAACAGCAGGTACCGATCATGTTGATGATATCTGGCTTAAACAGCATGGTATAGGCTTTTCGGGGGCTCCGGGCTGCAACGCGATTGCCGTTGTTGAGTATGTCTTCTCTTCCTTACTGATGCTGGCTGAACGAGATGGTTTTCAACTCCAAGATAAAACCGTCGGCATTGTTGGTGTTGGTAACGTAGGCTCACGATTAAATAACCGACTGAAAGCATTAGGCGTCAGAACGTTGTTATGCGATCCACCTCGGGCACGCAAAGAAAAAGACACAGAATTTTTACCGCTAGAAATGCTGGTGCAGCAGGCCGATATTTTAACCTTCCACACGCCTTTGTATAAAGATGGGGTGGATAAGACCTTCCATATGGTGGATGACTCAGTTCTAGCTGCTATAGCTCCAGGGCGTATTTTGATTAATGCCAGTCGCGGTGCGGTGGTGGATAATATTGCTTTATTGCGAGCCTTGGAGAAAGGGAAACAGCTGAGTACTATTCTTGACGTTTGGGAACCTGAACCAGACTTACTGCTGCCGCTATTGGCGCGGGTAGATATCGGTACTCCTCATATAGCGGGTTATTCGCTGGAGGGGAAGGCGCGTGGCACCACTCAGATTTATCAGGCACTGAGTGAATATATGGGGCAACCGAAAAACATCGAGTTCTCTTCTTTATTACCGCAGGCAGAGTTCAACCATATCACTTTTAACGGTGAATTAGATGAACACAGGCTAAAACGATTAGTTCATCTGGTGTATGATGTGCGCCGTGATGATGCGCCACTAAGAAAAGTGGCAGGCCAGCGCGGTGAGTTTGACCGCTTACGTAAAGAGTATGTCGAACGTAGAGAGTGGTCCTCTCTAACCGTTGAGTGTGACAATGTTGAGACTGCCACTCAGCTTCAGCAGCTTGGCTTTAGCGTCAGATATCGATAA
- the truA gene encoding tRNA pseudouridine(38-40) synthase TruA, translating to MSAAGKVKVALGIEYDGSAYCGWQRQQEVASIQGHLEQALTQVANQPITVFCAGRTDAGVHATGQVIHFETDVQRQDVAWTMGVNANLPKNIAVRWIKQVDEDFHARFSATARRYRYIIYNHRFRPAILSRGVTHFHLPLDEARMHRAGQHLLGENDFTSFRAVYCQSRTPWRNVNHLNVSRQGAYVVVDIKANAFVHHMVRNIVGSLLEVGCGNQHEHWMAELLAAKDRTLAAATAKAEGLYLVAVDYPERFELPNLPLGPLFLDNNLCG from the coding sequence ATGTCAGCGGCGGGAAAAGTTAAGGTTGCATTAGGCATCGAGTATGATGGCAGTGCCTATTGTGGCTGGCAACGCCAACAGGAAGTTGCCAGCATTCAGGGGCATTTGGAACAGGCATTAACTCAAGTGGCTAACCAACCGATAACCGTTTTTTGTGCTGGCCGTACGGATGCGGGCGTTCATGCCACTGGGCAGGTAATCCACTTTGAGACCGATGTTCAACGGCAAGATGTTGCTTGGACAATGGGCGTGAATGCCAATCTACCAAAGAATATTGCCGTGCGTTGGATAAAACAGGTTGATGAAGATTTTCATGCCCGTTTCAGTGCAACGGCACGTCGTTATCGTTATATTATTTATAACCATCGTTTTCGTCCTGCCATATTAAGCCGCGGGGTTACCCATTTTCATTTACCTCTGGACGAAGCGCGTATGCACCGTGCCGGGCAGCACCTGTTAGGTGAAAATGATTTTACCTCTTTTCGGGCCGTGTATTGCCAATCGCGTACGCCGTGGCGGAATGTAAATCATTTAAATGTCTCGCGACAGGGTGCCTATGTAGTGGTAGATATAAAGGCTAATGCGTTTGTGCATCATATGGTGAGAAATATTGTTGGCAGCCTGCTGGAGGTTGGTTGTGGCAATCAGCATGAGCACTGGATGGCTGAACTGCTGGCTGCGAAAGATCGCACACTGGCTGCTGCAACGGCAAAGGCGGAAGGCCTGTATTTAGTGGCGGTGGATTATCCGGAGCGTTTTGAGTTACCCAACTTGCCGCTAGGCCCGCTTTTTTTAGATAACAACCTTTGTGGATGA